Sequence from the uncultured Flavobacterium sp. genome:
GAATAAAATTCAGTTGATTATTGATAATCGTCCGCGGAATCATTTTTTAAGGGAAATTATTTCGAGTTTAATTTATGGTAATAGAAAAAAATGGTTTGTAATTCACAGTTTTAATCTGAAAAATTATTTTCCGAGACCTTATTTTTTATCAAAAAGGATATATCAAAAAGCCGATAAATTAATTTGTGTCTCAAAAGAAATAGAAGATTTAGTTATAGAAAAATTTAATTTTTCGAATACAGTGACAATCTACAATCCTTTTGAAATTTCTGAATTCGAAAGCGATAATGAAGTTTCTCAATCAGATAAATACATTTTGTTTTTTGGAAGGTTTAATGAGAAGGTTAAAAATTTCAGTTTGATGCTGGAGGCTTTTTTAAAATCTGAAATTTATAATTCAGGATATTCATTATATTTATTGGGAGAAGGTCCAGATTTAAAATTTATTCAAAAAAAAATAAAGGATTTAGGTTTGGAGAAATTTGTGAGAATAATTCCATCAAGGCAAAATCCTTACGAATACATTTCAAAATCAAAATATACTGTTTTAACGAGCCATTTTGAAGGTTTTCCAATGTCTGTAATA
This genomic interval carries:
- a CDS encoding glycosyltransferase; translated protein: MINSKLKVAIVSTSLATGGAERFASLLSKMLEDDIVEVHNIIINDVVDYNYQGKLYNIGKLSDSRFSFYKKIKKGFLLHQYLKQNKIQLIIDNRPRNHFLREIISSLIYGNRKKWFVIHSFNLKNYFPRPYFLSKRIYQKADKLICVSKEIEDLVIEKFNFSNTVTIYNPFEISEFESDNEVSQSDKYILFFGRFNEKVKNFSLMLEAFLKSEIYNSGYSLYLLGEGPDLKFIQKKIKDLGLEKFVRIIPSRQNPYEYISKSKYTVLTSHFEGFPMSVIESLAIGIPVISVDCKSGPKEIIQSEFNGLLVENYNSTLLAEAFKRMIYDEELFRFCKNNAARSVAHLSLETIAKQWKNLILQIK